One segment of Belonocnema kinseyi isolate 2016_QV_RU_SX_M_011 chromosome 7, B_treatae_v1, whole genome shotgun sequence DNA contains the following:
- the LOC117176433 gene encoding uncharacterized protein LOC117176433 has translation MHRSGPYADPRVLTPADLNHAHAQQLLRVGGCLKHSVLNPHERHPYILPATCPFIDLVVDSCPQRTLNKGTQLILATLRRQFWILRCRQVVKSRIMRCVVCIRHRAVTATQLMGNFPSNRLHRTRAFLHSGVDFAGPYRIQAAPGPAYRRLASRRGICFTFTSDQDTNFVGADAQHNCHRSRRALIQDHYKQSLMIRVIYLRLLQDINSLEDHSPLFLNHRLFKNMLL, from the exons ATGCATCGCTCAGGTCCTTATGCGGACCCTCGAGTTCTCACACCAGCTGATCTCAACCATGCTC ATGCTCAGCAGCTGCTGAGAGTTGGTGGCTGTTTAAAACATTCCGTTTTGAATCCTCATGAGAGACATCCATATATCTTGCCAGCGACGTGTCCGTTCATAGATCTGGTCGTTGACAGTTGCCCACAGCGTACGCTTAATAAGGGTACCCAACTCATACTAGCCACCTTGAGACGTCAATTTTGGATTCTTCGTTGTCGCCAGGTTGTTAAGTCTCGGATTATGCGATGTGTGGTATGTATTCGTCATCGTGCCGTTACTGCCACGCAGCTCATGGGAAACTTCCCTTCAAATCGCTTGCATCGTACTCGGGCTTTTCTTCACAGTGGCGTGGATTTTGCTGGTCCATATAGAATACAAGCAGCCCCTGGAC CCGCCTATCGACGCTTAGCCTCACGACGAGGAATTTGTTTCACTTTTACAAGTGATCAGGACACGAATTTTGTCGGAGCCGATGCTCAACATAATTGTCACAGGTCGAGACGTGCTTTAATTCAAGACCACTACAAGCAATCACTGATGATTCGAGTGATTTATCTGCGCTTACTCCAGGACATTAACTCATTGGAGGACCACTCACCGCTGTTTCTGAACCATCGCTTATTCAAGAACATGTTACTGTGA